A genomic stretch from Chitinophaga lutea includes:
- a CDS encoding acyltransferase family protein: protein MNQNQRFLSLDVFRGLTVACMILVNTPGSWAKVYGPLLHAKWHGCTPTDLVFPFFLFAVGNAMSFAMKKFNTMSNGAVVGKILKRTALIFAIGLFLNWFPFVKYDSEGNFVLKSLETLRIMGVLQRIALCYGIGALLIHFLKPKGALIVTCIFLLGYWAILWFLGGNDPYSLEGHIGLQVDLAILGESHMYRGEGLPFEPEGLLSTLPSVGNVVFGFLVGQYVQQNRHAKGMLLKLVMAGSILIVLGILWGTVFPINKKIWTSSYTLYTVGIATLLLSILIYLVEMRGWRRGTYFFEVFGKNPLFIYVMSGVVVKLYFLFRIGEKNENLYSWLYNHVFQPVFGDYPGSLLFGIFHVLLLWLLGWWMDKKRIYVRV, encoded by the coding sequence ATGAACCAAAATCAGCGATTTCTTTCCCTCGATGTATTCCGCGGCCTCACTGTGGCCTGTATGATACTCGTCAATACCCCCGGCAGCTGGGCCAAAGTATACGGACCGCTGCTCCATGCCAAATGGCACGGCTGTACGCCCACCGACCTGGTGTTTCCCTTTTTCCTGTTCGCGGTAGGCAATGCGATGAGTTTTGCCATGAAGAAGTTCAACACCATGAGCAACGGCGCCGTGGTGGGAAAAATCCTCAAACGCACCGCCCTCATTTTTGCGATTGGCCTGTTTTTGAACTGGTTCCCCTTCGTGAAATACGACAGCGAGGGGAATTTCGTGCTGAAAAGCCTGGAAACCCTGCGGATCATGGGTGTATTGCAGCGCATCGCCCTTTGTTACGGCATCGGCGCCCTGCTGATCCATTTTCTGAAACCCAAAGGCGCCCTGATCGTCACCTGCATCTTCCTGCTGGGCTACTGGGCTATCCTGTGGTTCCTGGGCGGCAACGACCCGTATAGCCTCGAAGGACACATAGGCCTGCAGGTCGACCTGGCGATACTTGGCGAGAGCCATATGTACCGTGGGGAAGGATTGCCCTTCGAACCGGAAGGCCTCCTTAGCACGCTGCCCTCCGTCGGCAACGTGGTGTTCGGCTTCCTCGTGGGACAATACGTGCAGCAAAACCGGCACGCCAAAGGCATGCTGCTGAAGCTCGTGATGGCCGGCAGCATCCTCATCGTACTGGGCATCCTCTGGGGCACGGTATTCCCCATCAACAAAAAAATCTGGACCAGTTCCTATACCCTCTACACCGTAGGCATCGCCACCCTGCTGCTCTCCATCCTGATTTACCTGGTCGAGATGAGAGGCTGGCGGCGCGGCACCTACTTTTTTGAGGTGTTCGGTAAAAACCCCCTGTTCATTTACGTGATGAGCGGCGTGGTAGTCAAGCTGTATTTCCTCTTCCGCATCGGCGAAAAGAACGAGAATCTTTACAGCTGGCTGTACAATCATGTGTTCCAGCCCGTTTTCGGGGACTATCCCGGCTCGCTACTGTTCGGCATCTTCCACGTGCTGCTGCTCTGGCTGCTGGGATGGTGGATGGATAAGAAGAGAATCTATGTCCGCGTATAA
- the gmd gene encoding GDP-mannose 4,6-dehydratase, which translates to MKKALITGITGQDGAYLTELLLKKNYEVHGIKRRTSLFNTDRIDHLYQDPHEKNVQMTLHYGDLADSTNIIRIIQEVQPDEIYNLGAMSHVQVSFETPEYTADVDGIGTLRILEAVRLLGLAQKTRIYQASTSELYGLVQEVPQSEKTPFYPRSPYAVAKMYAYWITVNYREAYNMFACNGILFNHESPLRGETFVTRKITRGVAKIALGMQDKLYMGNLDAKRDWGHAKDYVKAMWLILQQDTPEDYVIATGITNTVRDFIRLSFAEIGVELEFTGSGAAEKGIVKTSTNPAYPLQPGQEVVAIDPRYFRPTEVDLLIGDPTKANKQLNWQPEYDLQSLVKEMVAADIELFQREKILKDAGFKVLNQFE; encoded by the coding sequence ATGAAAAAAGCATTAATCACAGGTATTACGGGCCAGGACGGTGCATATCTCACAGAATTACTGCTGAAGAAAAACTACGAAGTGCACGGTATCAAGCGCCGTACCTCGCTTTTTAATACAGACAGGATCGATCATCTGTACCAGGACCCTCATGAGAAAAATGTGCAGATGACGCTGCACTACGGCGACCTGGCGGATTCCACCAATATTATCCGCATCATCCAGGAAGTGCAGCCTGATGAGATTTATAACCTCGGGGCCATGAGCCATGTACAGGTGAGCTTCGAAACACCGGAATACACAGCCGATGTAGATGGCATCGGCACCCTGCGTATCCTGGAAGCAGTGCGCCTGCTGGGGCTGGCGCAAAAAACCCGCATCTACCAGGCATCCACCTCCGAGCTGTATGGCCTGGTGCAGGAAGTGCCCCAATCCGAGAAAACACCATTTTATCCCCGCTCACCATACGCGGTCGCCAAAATGTACGCTTACTGGATAACGGTGAACTACCGGGAGGCTTACAATATGTTCGCCTGCAACGGCATCCTCTTTAACCACGAAAGCCCTCTGCGCGGTGAAACCTTCGTGACCCGCAAGATCACCCGCGGCGTTGCCAAAATAGCACTGGGCATGCAGGATAAACTGTACATGGGCAACCTGGATGCGAAACGCGACTGGGGCCACGCCAAAGATTACGTGAAAGCGATGTGGCTCATCCTCCAGCAGGATACACCGGAAGATTATGTGATCGCCACCGGCATCACCAATACGGTGCGTGATTTCATCCGCCTCAGCTTTGCGGAAATCGGTGTGGAACTGGAATTTACAGGCAGCGGCGCAGCCGAAAAAGGTATCGTAAAAACCAGCACCAATCCTGCTTACCCGCTGCAACCGGGCCAGGAAGTGGTAGCCATCGACCCGCGATATTTCAGGCCTACGGAAGTGGACCTGCTGATCGGCGACCCTACGAAAGCCAATAAACAGCTGAACTGGCAACCGGAATACGACCTGCAGAGCCTGGTGAAAGAAATGGTGGCGGCCGACATCGAGCTCTTCCAGCGCGAAAAGATCCTGAAAGACGCCGGTTTCAAAGTCTTAAACCAGTTTGAATAA
- the fcl gene encoding GDP-L-fucose synthase, which yields MQTHEKIYIAGHRGMVGSAIKRRLEKAGFTNFVTRTSSELDLRDQAAVAAFFKEEKPDYVFLAAAKVGGIVANNTYRAEFIYDNLMIQNNVIHHAYVNGVKKLMFLGSSCIYPKLAPQPLKEEYFLTGLLEPTNEPYAIAKIAGIKLCDAYRAQYGADFISVMPTNLYGPNDNYDLQNSHVLPALLRKFHDAKANGEPAVTIWGTGTPLREFLHADDMADACYFLMQHYSEPGPINIGIGEDLSIADLARMIQKITGYEGELKFDTSKPDGTPRKLMDVSKLTALGWKASIHLEDGICSVYKEKF from the coding sequence ATGCAAACACACGAAAAAATATATATCGCCGGCCACCGCGGCATGGTAGGCTCCGCTATCAAAAGACGGCTGGAGAAAGCGGGCTTCACCAACTTCGTGACCCGCACCTCTTCCGAACTGGATTTGCGTGATCAGGCGGCCGTAGCGGCCTTTTTCAAAGAAGAAAAACCGGATTATGTATTCCTGGCGGCGGCCAAAGTAGGCGGCATCGTCGCGAACAATACCTACCGGGCCGAGTTCATCTACGACAACCTGATGATCCAGAACAACGTGATCCATCATGCCTATGTCAACGGTGTAAAGAAACTGATGTTCCTCGGCTCGTCCTGCATCTATCCCAAGCTGGCGCCACAGCCCCTGAAGGAGGAATACTTCCTCACCGGCCTGCTGGAACCTACCAACGAGCCTTACGCCATCGCGAAAATAGCCGGCATCAAACTCTGCGACGCCTACCGTGCGCAGTACGGCGCCGATTTTATTTCAGTGATGCCGACCAACCTCTATGGCCCGAACGACAATTACGACCTGCAGAACTCGCACGTGCTGCCTGCCCTGCTACGGAAGTTCCACGATGCAAAGGCCAACGGGGAACCGGCGGTGACCATCTGGGGCACCGGCACACCCCTGCGCGAATTTCTGCACGCGGATGATATGGCGGACGCCTGTTATTTCCTCATGCAGCATTATTCCGAACCGGGGCCCATCAATATCGGCATTGGGGAAGACCTCAGCATCGCCGACCTGGCGCGCATGATACAGAAAATCACCGGGTACGAAGGGGAACTGAAATTCGATACCTCCAAACCCGACGGCACCCCACGGAAACTGATGGACGTTTCCAAACTGACGGCGCTGGGATGGAAGGCTTCCATCCACCTCGAAGACGGGATTTGCAGCGTGTACAAAGAAAAGTTCTGA
- a CDS encoding RtcB family protein, protein MAKLKLRGKDLRNIGYPEGPVISVAITVMEQHYKHHKQEAALELLQQVLQHPEAYKEEEHLGRIAEKLIVEEPIEIPINATPLPYSVYGREFIDEGAVRQMDYAMRLPVTAAGALMPDAHQGYGLPIGGVLATKNAVIPYGVGVDIGCRMCLSILDIPAPLLEKNASVFKRELIAGTVFGAGEEWKPRLEDAVLENPLFDEIGLLKHLHNKAAAQLSTSGSGNHFVEWGLVDIAEPWQGLEPGRYLGLLSHSGSRGLGAQIAGHYTKLAREICQLPREVQYLAWLDLDTEEGQEYWQAMNLAGDYASACHHQIHKRLIKAVGGQLLARVENHHNFAWKEVHNGEELIVHRKGATPAGKGVMGVIPGSMTAPGYIVRGRGEAASLHSASHGAGRQMSRSKATQSFTGHELAKLLAAHKVKLIGGGLDEAPGAYKDIEEVMAAQTALVDVVGKFYPKIVRMADGSGPRED, encoded by the coding sequence ATGGCAAAATTAAAATTACGGGGGAAAGACCTCCGCAACATAGGATACCCCGAAGGGCCGGTGATCAGCGTGGCCATTACCGTGATGGAGCAGCATTACAAGCACCACAAACAGGAAGCCGCGCTGGAACTGTTGCAGCAGGTGCTGCAGCACCCCGAAGCGTACAAAGAAGAAGAACATCTCGGCCGCATTGCCGAAAAGCTGATCGTGGAAGAGCCCATCGAAATTCCGATCAATGCAACGCCGCTGCCGTACAGCGTTTACGGCCGCGAATTCATCGACGAAGGGGCCGTTCGCCAGATGGATTATGCCATGCGCCTGCCCGTGACCGCCGCCGGCGCCCTGATGCCCGACGCGCACCAGGGGTACGGACTGCCCATCGGGGGCGTACTGGCCACCAAAAATGCCGTTATCCCGTACGGGGTGGGGGTAGACATCGGCTGCCGGATGTGCCTGAGCATCCTGGACATCCCGGCCCCCCTGCTGGAAAAGAATGCATCGGTATTCAAGCGCGAGCTGATCGCCGGTACCGTATTCGGCGCCGGTGAAGAATGGAAACCGCGGCTGGAAGATGCCGTGCTGGAAAACCCGCTCTTTGACGAGATCGGGCTGTTAAAGCACCTGCATAACAAAGCCGCCGCCCAGCTGAGCACGTCCGGATCCGGCAACCACTTCGTGGAATGGGGGCTGGTAGATATCGCCGAGCCATGGCAAGGCCTGGAGCCCGGCCGATACCTGGGCTTGCTGAGCCACTCCGGTTCCCGCGGCCTGGGAGCGCAGATTGCGGGGCACTACACCAAACTCGCCCGCGAGATCTGCCAGCTGCCGCGCGAAGTGCAGTACCTGGCCTGGCTGGACCTGGATACCGAAGAAGGGCAGGAATACTGGCAGGCGATGAACCTCGCCGGCGACTACGCTTCCGCCTGTCATCACCAGATCCATAAACGCCTGATCAAAGCCGTGGGCGGACAGTTGCTGGCGCGGGTGGAAAACCACCACAACTTCGCCTGGAAGGAAGTGCACAACGGCGAAGAACTGATCGTTCACCGCAAAGGCGCTACGCCGGCCGGTAAAGGTGTGATGGGCGTGATTCCCGGCTCCATGACGGCGCCCGGGTACATTGTGCGTGGGCGGGGCGAAGCGGCTTCGCTGCATTCGGCCAGTCACGGTGCGGGACGGCAGATGAGCCGTTCCAAAGCCACGCAGTCGTTCACCGGGCACGAGCTTGCTAAACTACTGGCGGCGCATAAAGTGAAACTGATCGGCGGTGGCCTGGACGAAGCGCCCGGCGCTTATAAGGACATCGAGGAAGTGATGGCCGCGCAAACCGCGCTGGTGGATGTGGTGGGTAAATTTTACCCGAAGATCGTGCGGATGGCGGATGGAAGCGGGCCCAGGGAGGATTAG
- a CDS encoding AAA family ATPase → MENKDLQQIVAHANLCDGFYTDTKALYLQSFGKPANVCSIYQLNFRKAFEQLKTAFAGCIEDIYTYRDYNRKTRRYDYDRMIVIMRDAPVMIEFDEHYAEILHGAEDEALVQELTAFLAPFKMRNKKEPHEINLVVSDGGALRLKSMEIKRAKLNLDLYYDADFRAIDELVHQRLNKRKDKGLVLLHGKPGTGKTTYLRHLIGKLKKRVLFLSPLVAEQLTSPSFIELLMSYPDSVVVIEDAENILADRGLSQNSSVSNLLNLTDGLLADCLNVQVICTFNSVLSAIDSALLRKGRLIAQYEFKALPADRAQRLSAQLGFDTVITRAMTLAEIANQHEKSFEIPKVQIGFRAALQV, encoded by the coding sequence ATGGAAAACAAAGATCTACAACAAATCGTGGCACATGCGAACCTGTGCGACGGCTTTTATACCGACACCAAGGCACTGTATTTGCAGTCTTTTGGTAAGCCCGCGAACGTGTGCAGCATTTACCAGCTCAACTTCCGCAAGGCCTTTGAACAGCTGAAAACAGCGTTCGCCGGCTGCATCGAGGATATCTATACCTACCGGGATTACAACCGTAAAACCCGGCGGTACGACTACGACCGGATGATCGTCATCATGCGGGATGCGCCGGTGATGATCGAGTTCGATGAACATTACGCGGAAATCCTGCACGGCGCCGAAGATGAGGCGCTGGTACAGGAACTGACCGCTTTCCTCGCCCCGTTTAAAATGCGGAACAAAAAAGAACCGCATGAGATCAACCTGGTGGTGAGCGACGGCGGCGCCCTCCGGCTGAAAAGCATGGAGATCAAACGCGCAAAGCTCAACCTCGACCTGTATTACGATGCGGACTTCCGCGCCATCGACGAACTGGTGCATCAGCGGCTGAATAAACGGAAAGACAAAGGACTGGTGCTGCTGCATGGCAAACCGGGTACGGGCAAAACCACCTACCTGCGGCACCTGATCGGCAAGCTGAAAAAAAGGGTGCTGTTCCTGTCGCCCCTGGTGGCGGAACAGCTCACCAGCCCTTCGTTTATCGAATTGCTGATGAGCTACCCGGACAGTGTGGTGGTGATCGAAGATGCGGAGAACATCCTGGCCGACCGCGGCCTGAGCCAGAACTCATCCGTGTCGAACCTGTTGAACCTGACCGATGGGTTGCTGGCCGACTGTCTGAATGTGCAGGTTATTTGTACATTTAACAGCGTCCTGTCCGCCATCGACAGCGCATTGCTGCGCAAAGGCAGGCTGATAGCCCAATACGAGTTCAAAGCATTACCTGCAGACCGCGCACAGCGCCTGTCGGCCCAGCTGGGTTTCGATACCGTTATCACAAGGGCTATGACCCTTGCGGAAATCGCGAACCAGCATGAAAAATCATTTGAGATCCCAAAAGTGCAGATCGGTTTCCGGGCTGCACTGCAAGTGTAA
- a CDS encoding DinB family protein yields the protein MRNVVQFVREALINNFRELDNWFQKDEALLDYKPSDNQWNIREVLEHISLTNYFLLLTINKSTRRALERKLDGLIIMPPHDYEEKFRQIEIVSSKSFGWVNPDHLEPAGDRDLHEVRMLLKQQFAQCMYNLSLLKNGEGRLVKTMMTVNNLGKLDIYQYIFFLTKHIERHQAQMLELREQYEDSAVAV from the coding sequence ATGAGAAACGTAGTACAATTCGTAAGAGAGGCCCTGATCAACAATTTCCGGGAACTGGACAATTGGTTCCAAAAGGATGAAGCATTGCTGGATTATAAACCCTCCGACAACCAGTGGAATATCCGCGAAGTGCTGGAGCACATTAGTCTGACCAATTATTTCCTTTTACTCACCATCAATAAAAGTACCCGCAGGGCGCTGGAGCGCAAGCTCGATGGCCTGATCATCATGCCCCCGCATGATTATGAGGAAAAATTCCGGCAGATCGAAATCGTAAGCAGCAAGTCGTTCGGATGGGTAAACCCCGATCACCTGGAACCCGCCGGAGACCGCGATCTGCACGAAGTGAGGATGTTGCTCAAACAACAGTTTGCACAATGCATGTATAACCTCAGTCTTCTCAAAAACGGGGAAGGCAGGCTGGTTAAAACCATGATGACCGTCAACAACCTGGGGAAGCTGGATATATACCAGTATATCTTCTTCCTCACCAAACATATAGAACGTCACCAGGCACAGATGCTGGAACTGCGCGAACAGTATGAAGACAGCGCGGTGGCGGTATAA
- a CDS encoding DUF3857 domain-containing protein — MRTFIIVFISLLLLVMGMVAQDKKPAEAWDVKAEVKYKKRLAEVKEEIWGWNKAGFKNRTVPAEYANESAVILAKHHELTTPDKDRELHQTTRQLVKINDRAALEEYSEFAFNQYELRSSGAWNVLDPFGKNTWTTYMGVKVYKQDGSVKEIYSDEAVVTDVNRFRHKARKLAIPGLQVGDFIDYFIRTERDINHVNAYTEEVFVLGDEPPILEYSIHVGAWEEVFVLEYRSMNGAPNFKEKIANRMMELDMLVRNVPPQPVKLWMNPYRQIPLVRLHLRIGGRREGLGRRKEGTIYSNPNALKTRDESVAELAALRDLTSKQNLPFLGEVWEHVKRFKRTNRDAADDEVAAYIYYLIRYMALYRVRPDDQIVVDQRRNTGGLSEHNFLRYLNYMLVKNDIDADFVLVTPRYGPAQNEVFETDDYRLMLKTNGKKPVYFSADGIFSNAHYVPSSYEGQKAPVVSGYKGSVINGQVEVPQSAAGQNKQVERLQLSFGEGNMQRLNIARTTAVTGHFKRAQQQQLLLFEDYYESERKALGIPQSFMEEFADSRRNKVLAEEYRSAFEKARQGQKEHFLAEIKEQFETAPESLDAFDVRQMGLRHTEPEMVYTTRFKIDGYLKKAGNNYILDAGRLIGSQMAIKPSQRERKADVYMSFARSFEYEMEFSIPAGYTVEGADKLARSIDNECGSFIVTTESAPGKLTVQVRKVYKNAFAPAAKWPLLLQMMDAAEEFRQQKLLLKKA, encoded by the coding sequence ATGAGAACCTTTATAATCGTTTTTATCAGCCTGTTGCTGCTGGTGATGGGCATGGTGGCGCAGGATAAAAAGCCGGCGGAGGCCTGGGACGTCAAGGCCGAAGTGAAATACAAAAAGCGGCTGGCGGAAGTGAAAGAGGAAATATGGGGCTGGAACAAGGCCGGGTTCAAGAACCGCACCGTGCCTGCCGAATACGCCAACGAATCGGCCGTGATCCTGGCCAAGCACCACGAACTGACCACCCCCGACAAAGACCGCGAGCTGCACCAGACCACGCGCCAGCTGGTAAAGATCAACGACAGGGCGGCGCTGGAAGAATATTCCGAATTCGCCTTCAACCAGTACGAACTGCGCAGCAGCGGCGCCTGGAACGTGCTCGACCCGTTCGGGAAAAACACCTGGACCACCTACATGGGCGTGAAGGTGTACAAGCAGGACGGCAGCGTCAAGGAGATCTATTCGGACGAAGCGGTGGTGACGGACGTGAACCGCTTTCGGCATAAAGCCCGTAAACTGGCTATCCCCGGTTTGCAGGTGGGCGATTTTATCGACTATTTCATCCGCACGGAAAGAGACATCAACCACGTCAATGCCTATACGGAGGAAGTGTTTGTGCTGGGCGACGAGCCGCCCATCCTGGAATATTCCATTCACGTAGGCGCCTGGGAAGAGGTGTTTGTGCTGGAATACCGCTCCATGAACGGCGCGCCCAACTTCAAGGAAAAGATCGCCAACCGCATGATGGAGCTGGACATGCTGGTGCGTAACGTGCCGCCGCAGCCCGTGAAGCTCTGGATGAACCCTTACCGGCAGATTCCCCTGGTGCGGCTGCACCTGCGCATCGGCGGCCGCCGGGAAGGACTGGGCCGGCGGAAGGAAGGCACCATCTACAGTAATCCCAACGCATTGAAGACCCGCGACGAAAGTGTGGCCGAACTGGCGGCCCTCCGCGACCTGACCTCCAAACAGAACCTGCCCTTCCTCGGCGAGGTATGGGAGCATGTCAAACGTTTCAAACGCACCAACCGCGATGCTGCCGATGACGAAGTGGCCGCCTATATCTACTACCTGATCCGCTATATGGCCCTCTACCGCGTGCGGCCCGACGATCAGATCGTGGTGGACCAAAGGCGTAACACCGGGGGCCTCAGTGAACATAATTTCCTCCGCTACCTCAACTACATGCTGGTCAAAAACGATATCGACGCCGATTTCGTACTGGTCACCCCACGTTACGGCCCCGCCCAGAACGAGGTGTTTGAAACGGACGACTACCGCCTGATGCTGAAAACCAACGGGAAAAAGCCGGTGTATTTCAGCGCCGACGGTATTTTCTCCAACGCGCATTACGTGCCCAGCTCCTACGAGGGGCAGAAGGCGCCGGTAGTGTCCGGCTACAAGGGAAGCGTCATCAACGGGCAGGTGGAAGTGCCGCAGAGCGCGGCAGGGCAGAATAAGCAGGTGGAGCGCCTGCAGCTGAGCTTCGGGGAAGGGAATATGCAGCGACTGAATATCGCCCGCACCACGGCCGTAACCGGCCACTTCAAGCGCGCCCAGCAGCAGCAGCTCCTGCTTTTCGAAGATTATTACGAATCAGAGCGGAAGGCCCTGGGCATTCCCCAGTCGTTTATGGAGGAGTTCGCGGACAGTCGCCGCAATAAAGTACTCGCGGAAGAATACCGCAGTGCCTTTGAAAAGGCCCGGCAGGGGCAGAAAGAACATTTCCTCGCCGAGATCAAAGAGCAGTTTGAAACAGCCCCGGAATCGCTGGATGCATTCGATGTGCGGCAGATGGGCCTCCGCCATACGGAACCGGAAATGGTCTACACCACCCGCTTCAAAATTGACGGCTACCTCAAAAAGGCCGGTAATAACTACATCCTGGACGCCGGCCGCCTCATCGGGTCGCAGATGGCCATCAAGCCCTCCCAGCGCGAACGGAAAGCGGATGTGTACATGTCGTTCGCCCGTTCGTTCGAGTATGAAATGGAATTCAGCATTCCTGCGGGTTACACGGTGGAAGGGGCCGATAAACTGGCCCGGAGCATTGATAATGAATGCGGGAGCTTCATCGTCACCACGGAATCGGCCCCCGGCAAGCTCACGGTACAGGTCAGGAAAGTGTACAAAAACGCCTTTGCCCCTGCCGCCAAATGGCCGCTGCTGCTGCAAATGATGGATGCCGCTGAAGAATTCCGGCAGCAGAAATTGCTTTTGAAAAAAGCATAA
- a CDS encoding transglutaminase-like domain-containing protein, which produces MRTLCKCLYFSILLLHLLPAHAFPAADDKNIVIKERKERYEFTRGDAKNPVWINQLFSTTYRCNEFRGTIPYTEFYDDYSRIGEVKAYVNGDRVKGLRPQHGYHSIEGFFYSDARVCGFMLDLEKKGTESRVELEKTVLDPRYFTSIYFHEDFFVEQKEITLVVPRWMHLDIKEMNFAGAGITKNKSFDEKNNADIYTYTISGQKAAKKEPLAPGPSYVYPHLVVCSHYAETENGRIGYFSNVQDLYDWYRRLVKDIGNDPEAVKTTALQVAKDAGNDLAKVKAVYTWVQENIRYIAFEDGIAGFRPAKAQDVLQKKYGDCKGMANLLKEMLVSLGFDARLCWIGTRHIAYDYSMPTLSVDNHMICAVYLQGRQYFLDATETYIGFDQYAERIQGRQVLIENGDQYNLARVPSRTCEQNRQEEKRSLRIEGNHLTGATGHRYTGECTEFLLTQAHATKKENLGEALQQYLTNDNRLYGISNVETSDLHNWSTDLTIRYDLLHKDAVNSFGDEMYIDLDFRKEMDDADIDTTTRVHDLWLSFKRQLLQETSLAIPAGFRVKTLPEPLSIDHPKYAFKAGYEVKGNQVIYRKEITIKDTRLLKSEFSRWNSDIRKLRQTYLEQLTLTKK; this is translated from the coding sequence ATGCGAACTTTGTGTAAATGTCTGTACTTCAGCATTTTACTACTCCATCTCCTGCCCGCGCATGCCTTCCCGGCGGCAGACGATAAAAACATTGTGATCAAAGAACGGAAGGAGCGCTATGAATTCACCCGTGGCGACGCCAAAAATCCCGTATGGATCAACCAGCTGTTTTCCACCACCTACCGCTGCAACGAATTCCGGGGCACCATTCCCTACACCGAATTTTACGACGATTACAGCCGCATCGGCGAAGTGAAAGCCTACGTGAACGGCGACCGCGTGAAGGGGCTGCGCCCGCAGCACGGATACCACTCGATTGAAGGTTTCTTTTATTCAGACGCCCGTGTGTGCGGATTTATGCTCGATCTGGAGAAAAAAGGCACGGAAAGCCGCGTGGAACTGGAAAAGACGGTGCTCGATCCCCGCTACTTTACCTCCATCTATTTCCACGAAGACTTTTTCGTGGAGCAAAAGGAAATCACGCTGGTAGTGCCGCGCTGGATGCACCTCGACATCAAAGAAATGAACTTCGCAGGTGCCGGTATCACGAAAAACAAGTCGTTCGACGAAAAGAACAATGCCGACATTTATACCTACACCATCTCCGGCCAGAAAGCGGCTAAAAAGGAACCGCTCGCGCCGGGCCCTTCTTATGTGTACCCGCACCTGGTGGTATGCAGTCACTATGCGGAAACGGAAAACGGGCGCATCGGTTATTTCAGCAATGTGCAGGATCTGTATGACTGGTACCGCAGACTTGTAAAAGACATCGGCAACGATCCGGAAGCGGTGAAAACCACCGCCCTGCAGGTGGCCAAAGATGCGGGAAACGACCTCGCCAAAGTAAAAGCCGTGTACACCTGGGTGCAGGAAAACATCCGCTACATCGCATTTGAAGACGGCATCGCCGGGTTCAGGCCGGCAAAGGCGCAGGACGTACTGCAGAAGAAGTACGGCGACTGTAAAGGCATGGCTAACCTGCTGAAGGAAATGCTCGTATCGCTGGGTTTCGACGCGCGCCTTTGCTGGATCGGCACCAGGCATATCGCGTACGACTATTCCATGCCCACTTTGTCGGTCGACAATCACATGATCTGCGCCGTCTACCTCCAGGGCAGACAATATTTTCTCGATGCCACCGAAACCTACATCGGCTTCGACCAGTACGCCGAGCGCATCCAGGGCCGGCAGGTGCTGATCGAGAATGGCGACCAGTACAATCTTGCCCGCGTTCCATCGCGCACCTGCGAACAGAACCGCCAGGAAGAGAAACGGTCGCTCCGCATCGAGGGCAACCACCTCACCGGCGCCACCGGTCACCGGTACACCGGCGAATGCACGGAATTTCTGCTTACGCAGGCGCATGCCACCAAAAAGGAAAATCTCGGGGAGGCCCTGCAACAATATCTCACCAACGACAACCGCTTGTACGGCATCTCCAACGTGGAAACCTCCGATCTCCACAACTGGAGCACCGACCTCACCATCCGGTACGACCTCCTGCACAAAGACGCGGTGAACAGCTTCGGCGATGAAATGTACATCGACCTGGATTTCCGGAAAGAAATGGACGACGCGGACATCGACACCACCACCCGGGTACACGATCTCTGGCTGAGTTTCAAACGGCAGCTGCTGCAGGAAACGTCGCTCGCCATCCCGGCAGGCTTCCGGGTGAAGACCTTGCCCGAACCGCTTTCCATCGATCATCCCAAATACGCGTTTAAAGCCGGTTACGAAGTGAAAGGCAACCAGGTGATCTACCGGAAGGAAATCACCATCAAAGACACCCGCCTGCTGAAAAGTGAATTCAGTCGCTGGAACAGCGACATCCGCAAGTTGCGGCAAACCTATCTCGAACAACTTACCCTGACTAAAAAATAA